One window of the Lactococcus lactis genome contains the following:
- the pyrE gene encoding orotate phosphoribosyltransferase, whose amino-acid sequence MSISKAIAADLLEIKAVSLSPSQPFTWASGIKSPIYTDNRVTLAYPEVRSQIEGAFAELIKAEFPEVEVIAGTATAGIPHGAIIADYLKLPFAYIRSKPKDHGAGNQVEGRVAKGQKMVVVEDLISTGGSVLEAVAAAEREGADVLGVVAIFTYELEKANSKFADAGVKLATFTTYSELIEIAKETGYVTKKELELLKKFKENQETWQN is encoded by the coding sequence ATGTCAATATCAAAAGCCATTGCTGCAGATTTATTAGAAATTAAAGCGGTCAGTCTTTCACCAAGTCAACCTTTTACTTGGGCTTCAGGAATTAAGTCGCCAATATATACTGATAATCGGGTGACCTTAGCTTATCCGGAAGTTAGAAGCCAAATCGAAGGTGCTTTTGCAGAATTGATTAAAGCGGAATTTCCAGAAGTTGAAGTCATTGCAGGAACTGCTACAGCAGGAATTCCTCATGGTGCAATTATTGCTGACTATCTTAAATTACCATTTGCTTATATTCGTAGCAAACCAAAAGACCATGGAGCAGGAAATCAGGTTGAGGGACGTGTGGCAAAAGGCCAAAAAATGGTTGTGGTTGAAGATTTGATTTCGACTGGTGGTTCTGTTTTAGAAGCTGTTGCAGCCGCAGAACGTGAAGGTGCTGATGTTCTTGGTGTGGTTGCAATTTTCACTTATGAATTAGAAAAAGCGAACAGTAAATTTGCTGATGCTGGTGTTAAATTAGCCACATTCACAACTTATTCTGAGTTGATTGAAATTGCTAAAGAAACGGGTTATGTGACAAAAAAAGAATTAGAATTACTTAAAAAGTTCAAAGAAAATCAAGAAACTTGGCAAAATTAA
- a CDS encoding Spx/MgsR family RNA polymerase-binding regulatory protein, which translates to MIKIYLSGSCSSCRKAKKWLRKHHIEFEEINLSKDFMEKDDLIKILSLTENGFEDIIATRGKTYASLNYNFDELGLEKAFELIQENPRLLKRPLIFDEDCLLIGFNEDGIRAFIPPEVRRIELRERLILV; encoded by the coding sequence ATGATTAAAATTTATCTTAGTGGTTCATGTTCATCTTGTAGAAAAGCTAAAAAATGGTTACGTAAACATCACATTGAATTTGAAGAAATTAATTTATCAAAAGATTTTATGGAAAAAGATGATTTAATCAAAATTTTATCCTTGACTGAAAACGGATTTGAGGATATAATTGCGACCCGAGGGAAAACATACGCATCTTTAAATTATAATTTCGATGAATTAGGACTAGAAAAAGCTTTTGAATTAATTCAGGAAAATCCACGTCTTCTAAAACGACCATTAATTTTTGACGAGGACTGTCTATTGATTGGTTTTAACGAGGATGGAATCAGAGCGTTTATTCCACCAGAAGTTAGGAGAATTGAGTTGCGTGAAAGATTAATTTTAGTCTAA
- a CDS encoding dihydroorotase: MTLLIKNGRLVDPKSNRDEVLDILIENDKIVKIGLNLSVENAEIVDARGLVVAPGLIDVHVHFREPGQTHKETIHSGAKSAAAGGFTRVVMMANTKPILSTPKVLTETLEIADKEDIKIDTVGSITQDFDGEHLTDFDELIKAGAIGFSDDGIPLTDAGVLRKALQKAKLTDSLISIHEEDPNLIGTLGVNDGEVAHKCGFTGAPTVSEYSMMARDTMIAYETGARLHIQHLSAGESVEVVRFAKNLGAKITAEVTPQHFSITEQMIFEQGTNAKLNPPLRRTTDIGKIIEGLKDGTIDVIATDHAPHTHEEKNVSLDKAPSGMIGLETSLQLGLTNLVAKGHLTLSELLTKMTVNPAKLYNFDAGYLAENGPADLVIFDAENDYQVGETFDSKATNSPFIKQKVQGQVKYTICDGKIVYQAK, encoded by the coding sequence ATGACTTTATTAATTAAAAATGGACGACTTGTTGACCCCAAATCAAATCGAGATGAAGTGTTAGATATTCTGATTGAAAATGACAAGATAGTAAAAATCGGCTTAAATTTGTCAGTAGAAAATGCAGAAATTGTTGATGCAAGGGGATTAGTCGTTGCCCCTGGTTTAATTGATGTTCATGTTCATTTTCGTGAACCAGGACAAACACATAAAGAAACGATTCATAGCGGTGCAAAATCAGCTGCGGCTGGTGGTTTTACAAGAGTAGTTATGATGGCAAATACAAAACCTATTTTATCTACGCCAAAAGTACTGACAGAAACTTTAGAAATTGCTGACAAAGAAGATATTAAGATTGATACAGTTGGGTCAATTACGCAAGATTTTGATGGAGAGCATTTAACAGATTTTGATGAACTCATTAAAGCAGGAGCAATCGGCTTTTCTGATGATGGTATTCCACTGACAGATGCTGGCGTTTTACGTAAAGCTCTGCAAAAAGCGAAATTAACTGACAGCCTGATTTCAATTCATGAAGAAGATCCAAATTTGATTGGAACTTTAGGAGTGAATGATGGCGAAGTGGCTCATAAATGTGGCTTCACAGGGGCACCGACTGTTTCAGAATACAGCATGATGGCGCGTGATACTATGATTGCTTACGAAACAGGCGCTCGCTTGCACATTCAACATTTATCAGCTGGAGAATCTGTTGAAGTGGTGCGATTTGCCAAAAATTTAGGAGCAAAAATCACAGCAGAAGTGACTCCACAACATTTTTCGATTACAGAACAAATGATTTTTGAGCAAGGGACCAATGCTAAACTCAACCCACCATTGCGTAGAACTACTGATATCGGTAAAATAATTGAGGGATTGAAAGATGGAACGATTGATGTCATCGCCACAGACCATGCCCCTCATACTCATGAAGAGAAAAATGTCAGCCTTGATAAGGCGCCTTCAGGAATGATTGGATTAGAAACTTCATTGCAACTTGGCTTGACAAACTTAGTCGCAAAAGGCCATTTGACACTCAGTGAATTACTGACAAAAATGACCGTTAATCCAGCTAAACTTTATAATTTTGATGCAGGTTACCTCGCAGAAAATGGACCAGCTGACCTCGTCATTTTTGACGCTGAAAATGACTATCAGGTCGGTGAAACATTTGACTCCAAAGCGACCAATTCTCCATTTATTAAACAGAAAGTTCAAGGGCAAGTCAAATATACAATATGTGATGGAAAAATAGTCTATCAAGCGAAATAA
- a CDS encoding Rgg/GadR/MutR family transcriptional regulator yields MVKSNRTTSLMGEIFYDLRTQRNFRLTDFEKVGLSKSSLSDFESGKSILRFDKLDAALELMHIEVSEFEYFFNNYHSDYFVEICDEIEDANYMQDTVKLKAINSEAGKYDNEQGNRMIFLATQNLLYGLTEREEVEVTDLMFNIEAAVKYISENKYSIAQKLLEDVNFALIPYKKDLFCGNMSRFTLGLLLHQSGKTAEGKAKMESSIRLFDELGLPEMKAYYQKIFDESVKN; encoded by the coding sequence ATGGTAAAAAGCAATAGAACAACCTCTTTGATGGGAGAAATTTTCTATGATTTACGAACACAACGAAACTTTAGATTAACTGACTTTGAAAAAGTAGGTTTGTCAAAATCATCACTTTCAGATTTTGAAAGTGGAAAGTCTATTCTTAGATTTGATAAATTAGATGCAGCTTTAGAATTAATGCATATTGAGGTTTCTGAGTTTGAATATTTTTTTAACAATTACCATTCTGATTATTTTGTTGAGATTTGTGATGAAATTGAAGATGCGAATTATATGCAAGATACTGTAAAATTAAAAGCGATTAATAGTGAAGCTGGAAAATATGATAATGAACAAGGAAATCGAATGATATTTCTTGCGACTCAAAATTTGCTTTATGGATTGACAGAGCGAGAAGAAGTTGAAGTTACTGATTTAATGTTTAATATCGAAGCAGCTGTAAAGTATATTAGTGAGAATAAATATTCCATTGCTCAAAAACTCTTGGAAGATGTTAATTTTGCTTTAATACCTTATAAAAAGGATTTATTTTGCGGTAATATGTCTCGCTTTACTCTTGGCTTATTGCTTCATCAATCAGGCAAAACTGCCGAGGGGAAAGCTAAAATGGAGAGTTCTATCCGTCTTTTTGATGAATTGGGTTTGCCAGAGATGAAGGCTTATTATCAAAAAATATTTGATGAATCTGTAAAAAACTAG
- a CDS encoding Nif3-like dinuclear metal center hexameric protein codes for MKISDFMIEYEKFCPKELAVEGDPVGLQVGNPNDELTKVLVTLDIREQTVAEAKALGVNLIIAKHPLIFRPLSALTSMNDQEKLVLDLARAGIAVYTSHTNIDVVTGGLNDYFSQLLGMTDIEVLDDEEGLGRVGNIELTELSVLTEKVKAAFGLDRLRLITYDHNLTQKIGRIAICGGSGGKLWPKALEKKADIYITGDIYYHVGHDMLSAGLLGIDPGHYIEHAFIGLVADKLRSFDLGVKIYESQEKTNPFYDI; via the coding sequence ATGAAAATTTCTGATTTTATGATTGAATACGAAAAATTTTGCCCCAAAGAATTAGCTGTTGAAGGTGATCCTGTAGGTTTACAAGTTGGGAACCCAAACGATGAACTAACAAAAGTTTTGGTAACCTTGGATATTCGTGAGCAAACAGTGGCAGAAGCAAAAGCGCTGGGTGTGAATCTGATTATTGCTAAACATCCTTTGATTTTCCGCCCCCTTTCTGCATTGACTTCAATGAATGATCAGGAAAAATTAGTTTTGGATTTGGCGCGAGCTGGAATTGCTGTTTATACCAGCCATACAAATATTGATGTGGTTACTGGTGGTTTAAACGATTATTTCAGTCAGTTACTTGGAATGACTGATATTGAAGTGCTAGATGACGAAGAAGGATTGGGCCGTGTTGGAAACATTGAACTGACAGAATTATCAGTGCTGACAGAAAAAGTGAAAGCAGCATTTGGGTTAGATAGATTACGTCTTATCACTTATGACCATAATTTGACTCAAAAAATTGGAAGAATTGCAATTTGTGGCGGTTCAGGTGGAAAATTATGGCCTAAAGCTTTGGAAAAAAAGGCAGATATTTACATAACAGGAGATATTTATTATCATGTTGGTCATGATATGCTTTCAGCTGGTTTATTAGGAATAGACCCTGGTCACTATATTGAACATGCTTTTATTGGATTAGTTGCTGACAAGCTTCGTTCTTTTGATTTGGGTGTCAAGATTTATGAAAGCCAAGAAAAGACAAATCCATTTTATGACATATAA
- a CDS encoding redox-sensing transcriptional repressor Rex: MTDHKPSKSLPKATAKRLPQYYRLFKSLVEENVTRTNSQLISEKIGVDAATIRRDFSLFGELGRRGYGYETKVLRDFFGELLGQDQETHIALIGVGNLGRALLHYQFQDRNKMRITQAYDISGNPLVGTQTDDGIPIYNISDLEKNVKKSDIKTAILSVRKENAQEVVDTLVKAGIKGFLNFAPIRLKVPSDVVVQSIDLTKELQTLLFFMNDNKQ; encoded by the coding sequence ATGACTGATCATAAACCAAGCAAAAGCTTGCCTAAAGCAACTGCTAAACGACTGCCACAGTACTATCGACTGTTCAAAAGTCTTGTCGAAGAAAATGTGACACGCACAAACTCACAACTTATTTCAGAAAAAATTGGAGTAGATGCTGCCACAATTCGCCGAGATTTCTCTTTATTTGGCGAATTAGGCCGACGTGGATACGGCTATGAAACGAAAGTGCTCCGTGATTTCTTTGGAGAACTTCTTGGCCAAGACCAAGAAACGCATATCGCTCTGATTGGTGTCGGAAATCTCGGTCGTGCATTACTTCATTATCAATTCCAAGATAGAAACAAAATGAGAATCACGCAAGCCTATGATATTTCTGGCAATCCCTTAGTTGGAACACAAACAGATGATGGAATTCCAATTTATAATATTTCTGATTTAGAAAAAAATGTTAAAAAATCGGATATCAAAACAGCAATTCTCTCTGTTCGCAAAGAAAATGCCCAAGAAGTTGTTGACACTCTAGTCAAAGCTGGTATCAAAGGTTTCCTAAACTTTGCCCCAATTCGTTTGAAAGTCCCTTCAGATGTGGTTGTTCAATCAATTGACTTAACTAAGGAGCTGCAAACACTACTATTTTTCATGAACGATAATAAACAATAA
- the yidA gene encoding sugar-phosphatase, whose protein sequence is MIKLVAIDLDGTLLDPNRQITAEVKTAVKKAKAAGVKIVITTGRPLPGVVDILKALELTDQSDYVITYNGGLVQRATGEEFIKETLSSEDWLDLDAAARKIGLPIHAITREGIYTPNHDVGRYTVQEAQMVKMPLYIRQPEDIAALEIAKVMMVDEPAALDDGIAYLPFEFFERYNVVKSTPFYLEFMNKKASKGSAVQHLAEKLSFDLDEVMAIGDEENDRSMLEVAGCPVVMENGKSELKKIAKYVTKSNAKSGVAYAINEWVLKDYQD, encoded by the coding sequence ATGATTAAACTTGTTGCTATTGACCTTGACGGAACTTTACTTGACCCTAATCGCCAAATTACTGCCGAAGTAAAAACGGCTGTTAAAAAAGCTAAAGCGGCTGGCGTTAAAATTGTCATTACAACTGGCCGACCTTTACCTGGTGTTGTTGATATTCTAAAAGCACTTGAATTAACTGACCAAAGTGATTATGTTATTACTTATAATGGTGGGTTGGTTCAGCGAGCAACTGGTGAAGAATTTATCAAAGAAACTTTGAGTTCTGAAGATTGGCTTGACTTAGATGCTGCTGCTCGTAAAATCGGACTGCCGATTCACGCAATCACTCGCGAGGGAATCTATACTCCAAATCACGATGTCGGAAGATATACTGTCCAAGAAGCCCAAATGGTTAAAATGCCACTTTATATTCGCCAACCCGAAGATATTGCTGCTTTAGAAATTGCTAAAGTAATGATGGTTGATGAACCGGCGGCTCTTGATGACGGAATTGCATACCTTCCCTTTGAATTCTTTGAACGATATAATGTAGTGAAATCAACACCGTTTTATTTAGAATTCATGAATAAAAAAGCAAGTAAAGGGTCAGCAGTTCAACATTTGGCTGAGAAACTTTCTTTTGACTTGGATGAAGTAATGGCTATTGGAGATGAAGAAAATGACCGTTCAATGCTTGAAGTTGCAGGTTGTCCTGTTGTGATGGAAAACGGAAAATCGGAATTGAAAAAAATTGCTAAATATGTAACTAAATCAAATGCTAAATCAGGCGTTGCTTATGCGATTAATGAATGGGTTTTAAAAGATTACCAAGATTAA
- a CDS encoding iron-sulfur cluster biosynthesis family protein, whose translation MKITFDEKTADKIKAFGDVDLVFDFDHTLSEVNTEVDACAGGISRYRIVAVEKGNVPEVFDASIDSEFGPIYYKGYGSYFFQDEMSTKINPSYNLIELRSTAELLSPNLLIVDFRGKQKAS comes from the coding sequence ATGAAAATTACATTTGATGAAAAAACAGCGGATAAAATTAAAGCATTTGGTGATGTTGATTTAGTTTTTGATTTTGACCATACTTTAAGTGAAGTCAATACTGAAGTTGACGCTTGTGCTGGTGGAATTTCTCGCTATCGTATCGTTGCCGTAGAAAAAGGAAATGTTCCTGAAGTTTTTGATGCAAGTATCGATTCTGAATTTGGACCAATTTATTATAAAGGTTATGGTTCTTACTTCTTCCAAGATGAAATGTCTACCAAAATCAATCCTTCATATAATTTGATTGAATTGCGTAGTACAGCTGAATTGCTTAGCCCTAACCTTTTAATCGTTGACTTCCGTGGTAAACAAAAAGCTAGCTAA
- a CDS encoding DnaD domain protein, translated as MNYYDEYSKGHLVLPNVFLAHFSKLFPSAFDFLIWLYFFENQDIAPSEIAEKTGKKLSEVNQAIDNLSKFGAMKVTLIEIDGEMETFFDISPAFKHLDEILGGAVASSTPENEKVQEEGQLKELVSMFEAEMGMISPVQMEELRAWLFEDGYDFSLIKQALREAVLNRKVSLNYIKAILRNWKNDGVNSLQAIESRQMEREEAKRKKPQEDFYIPLDGPWNS; from the coding sequence ATGAATTATTACGATGAATATAGCAAAGGGCATCTTGTCTTACCAAATGTGTTTTTAGCACATTTTAGTAAGCTTTTCCCTTCTGCTTTTGATTTTTTGATTTGGTTATACTTTTTTGAAAATCAAGATATTGCACCTAGTGAAATTGCTGAAAAAACAGGTAAAAAATTATCGGAGGTCAATCAGGCCATTGATAATCTGTCCAAATTTGGAGCAATGAAGGTGACTTTAATTGAAATTGATGGAGAAATGGAAACTTTCTTTGATATTAGCCCGGCCTTTAAGCACTTAGATGAAATTTTGGGTGGTGCTGTTGCGAGTTCAACTCCAGAGAATGAAAAAGTTCAAGAAGAGGGGCAGCTTAAAGAATTAGTTAGCATGTTTGAAGCAGAAATGGGCATGATTTCTCCTGTACAAATGGAAGAATTGAGAGCTTGGCTGTTTGAAGATGGTTATGACTTTTCGTTGATTAAACAAGCTTTGCGTGAAGCAGTCCTCAATCGTAAGGTATCTTTAAATTACATTAAAGCTATTTTACGAAATTGGAAAAATGATGGGGTGAATTCTCTTCAAGCGATTGAGAGTCGACAAATGGAACGCGAAGAAGCTAAGAGAAAGAAACCACAAGAAGATTTTTATATTCCTTTGGATGGACCATGGAATAGTTAA
- a CDS encoding tRNA (adenine(22)-N(1))-methyltransferase, producing the protein MNEIKLSKRLKAVADYVDNGARLADIGSDHAYLPTYLMQKLVIDFAVAGEVVKGPFEIAKNHVSEADLSDRIEVRLANGLGAIENTDKIDTIVIAGMGAILISEILEAGKEKLGHVKRLILQPNNHEESLRQWLVNHQFVIKKEEILLEAGKFYEIIVAEPVSKLMTEKLSVNDLTFGPFLSKEKSTVFQQKWQKELNTLNKIIARLPEEQAEKRQEVLNQIARIEEVLR; encoded by the coding sequence ATGAATGAAATTAAACTTTCAAAACGTTTGAAAGCAGTAGCTGACTATGTTGATAATGGAGCAAGACTTGCTGATATCGGCTCAGACCATGCTTATTTACCAACTTATTTGATGCAAAAATTGGTGATTGATTTTGCGGTAGCGGGAGAAGTGGTTAAAGGGCCTTTTGAAATTGCTAAAAATCATGTATCAGAAGCTGATTTAAGTGATCGGATTGAGGTTCGATTGGCCAATGGCTTAGGTGCTATTGAAAATACTGACAAGATTGATACAATCGTGATTGCTGGTATGGGAGCAATATTAATTTCCGAAATTTTAGAGGCAGGTAAAGAAAAGTTAGGCCATGTTAAACGTTTGATTTTGCAACCTAATAATCATGAGGAAAGCCTCCGTCAGTGGTTAGTGAATCATCAATTTGTCATTAAAAAAGAAGAGATTTTATTGGAGGCTGGTAAGTTTTACGAGATTATTGTTGCCGAACCAGTCTCAAAATTAATGACAGAAAAGTTGTCAGTAAATGATTTAACATTTGGCCCTTTTTTATCTAAAGAAAAATCAACTGTTTTTCAACAAAAATGGCAAAAGGAATTAAATACTTTGAATAAAATTATTGCTCGTTTGCCTGAAGAACAAGCCGAAAAACGTCAAGAGGTTTTAAATCAAATTGCGAGAATTGAGGAAGTGCTTCGATGA
- the nth gene encoding endonuclease III — protein sequence MLSKKRYLEALEIIEDMFPQAHGELEWETPFQLLIATILSAQATDKGVNKATPALFAAFPDAQTMSQAKVEEIEKLIRTIGLYKTKAKNILRTSQMLVTDFGDLLPDLPKDKKVLQTLPGVGRKTANVVLAEAYGIPGIAVDTHVERVSKRLDIVPKKATVLEVEEKLMKLIPQEKWVQAHHHLIFFGRYHCTAKKPKCADCPVLDYCKFGKKYLKNE from the coding sequence ATGTTAAGTAAAAAAAGATATCTTGAAGCTTTAGAAATTATTGAAGACATGTTCCCGCAAGCTCACGGAGAACTAGAGTGGGAAACTCCTTTTCAACTATTGATTGCGACGATTTTATCTGCCCAAGCAACTGACAAAGGAGTTAATAAGGCGACGCCGGCTCTTTTTGCCGCTTTTCCAGATGCACAAACAATGTCACAGGCAAAAGTGGAAGAAATTGAAAAGCTGATTCGGACAATTGGTCTTTACAAGACTAAAGCTAAAAATATTTTACGGACATCACAGATGTTAGTGACCGACTTTGGGGACCTTTTGCCTGATTTGCCAAAGGATAAAAAGGTTTTACAAACTTTACCGGGGGTGGGTCGAAAAACAGCAAATGTTGTTTTAGCAGAAGCTTACGGAATTCCGGGGATTGCGGTTGATACACACGTTGAACGAGTTTCAAAACGTTTGGACATTGTTCCCAAAAAAGCAACAGTTTTAGAAGTGGAAGAAAAGTTGATGAAGTTGATTCCGCAAGAAAAGTGGGTTCAAGCACATCACCATCTCATTTTCTTTGGGCGTTATCATTGTACAGCCAAAAAGCCGAAATGTGCAGACTGTCCTGTTTTAGATTATTGTAAATTTGGAAAGAAATATTTAAAAAATGAATGA
- a CDS encoding ABC-F family ATP-binding cassette domain-containing protein: protein MILLQGNGIARTFGGDVLFENINFSLQDHSRIALVGRNGAGKSTLLKIIAGVEEASRGTVSKTKDLTMNYLAQDTGLNSSRTIFAEMLSVFDSLRQMEKQLRQMELRMGELAGDELTALMKRYDALSEEFRMKNGFTYESEIKSVLNGFRFDETMWEREISSLSGGQKTRLALAKMLLERPQLLILDEPTNHLDIETLAWLENYLKNYEGSLLIVSHDRYFLDKVVNEVLELSRGELTRFSGNYSRYVEQREQKLLLELKNFEKQQKEIAKLEDYVARNLVRASTTKMAQSRRKKLEKMERLDAPTSDDKSANVTFTPEKTSGNVVLTVSEATVGYEDNRLSGPINIDERKGESLAIVGPNGVGKTTLIKSIVGQIPFLAGQAKLGANVTLGYYDQEQGRLTASNTVLDELWNEHRLLNEVEIRNMLGAFLFSGDDVKKTVGMLSGGEKARLLLAKLAMDHDNFLVLDEPTNHLDIDSREVLENALIDFPGTILFVSHDRYFINRVATKVLEIAPEGSTEFLGDYDYYVEKKEEVQAESNSSENGEPIESLAQQDFTAQKEAQKNRRKVEREIKACEEKLADLEAKIAALLLEMQENTADFVKLGELQAEIDLFNDEKDEIEMTLLEAMEELENL from the coding sequence ATGATTTTACTGCAAGGGAATGGAATTGCACGCACTTTTGGTGGCGATGTTTTATTTGAAAATATCAATTTTAGTTTACAAGACCATTCAAGAATTGCCCTAGTTGGCCGAAATGGAGCTGGTAAGTCAACCTTGCTTAAAATTATTGCTGGAGTTGAAGAAGCGAGTCGCGGAACTGTATCCAAGACCAAAGATTTGACAATGAATTATTTAGCGCAAGATACTGGGCTGAATTCCTCAAGGACAATATTTGCCGAAATGCTCTCTGTTTTTGATTCGCTTCGCCAAATGGAAAAACAATTGCGCCAGATGGAATTGCGAATGGGAGAACTTGCTGGGGATGAATTGACAGCTTTGATGAAACGTTACGATGCTTTATCAGAAGAATTTCGGATGAAAAATGGATTTACTTATGAATCTGAAATTAAGTCTGTCTTAAATGGTTTTCGCTTTGATGAAACAATGTGGGAAAGAGAAATTTCAAGTTTATCGGGGGGACAAAAAACACGTTTGGCTCTTGCTAAGATGTTGCTTGAAAGACCACAACTTTTGATTTTGGATGAACCAACTAACCACTTAGATATTGAAACTTTGGCTTGGCTTGAAAATTACCTTAAAAATTACGAAGGTAGTTTATTAATTGTCAGTCATGACCGCTACTTTTTGGATAAAGTGGTTAATGAAGTCTTAGAATTATCTAGAGGAGAATTGACTCGTTTTTCTGGAAATTATTCTCGCTATGTTGAACAAAGAGAGCAAAAACTCTTGTTAGAACTCAAAAATTTTGAAAAACAACAAAAAGAAATTGCTAAATTAGAGGACTATGTTGCCAGAAATTTAGTTCGGGCTTCGACGACTAAAATGGCGCAATCGCGTCGTAAAAAGTTGGAGAAAATGGAGCGTTTAGACGCACCAACAAGTGATGATAAATCGGCCAATGTTACTTTTACTCCTGAAAAAACGTCTGGAAATGTTGTTTTAACCGTTTCAGAAGCAACGGTAGGTTATGAAGATAATCGTCTCTCTGGTCCGATTAACATTGACGAGCGTAAAGGTGAGTCCCTTGCTATTGTAGGACCAAATGGAGTAGGTAAGACAACATTGATTAAGTCAATTGTTGGACAGATTCCATTTTTAGCAGGTCAAGCAAAATTGGGTGCCAATGTTACTTTGGGATATTATGACCAAGAACAAGGAAGATTGACAGCTTCCAATACTGTCTTAGACGAATTATGGAATGAGCATCGCTTACTTAATGAAGTTGAAATTCGCAATATGCTTGGAGCCTTTCTTTTTAGTGGAGATGATGTAAAGAAAACGGTTGGGATGCTTTCGGGTGGTGAAAAAGCCCGTCTTTTACTTGCTAAATTAGCAATGGATCACGATAACTTTTTAGTTTTAGATGAACCAACCAATCACTTGGATATTGATTCACGTGAGGTCTTGGAGAATGCTTTGATTGATTTTCCAGGAACAATCTTGTTTGTTTCTCATGACCGCTATTTCATCAATAGAGTAGCTACCAAAGTTTTAGAAATTGCTCCCGAAGGAAGTACAGAATTTTTGGGAGATTATGATTATTATGTCGAGAAAAAAGAAGAAGTACAAGCTGAGAGTAATTCTTCAGAAAATGGGGAGCCGATAGAAAGTTTAGCTCAACAAGATTTTACAGCTCAGAAAGAAGCTCAAAAGAATCGACGTAAAGTAGAGCGCGAAATCAAGGCTTGTGAAGAGAAACTAGCCGATTTGGAAGCAAAAATTGCAGCTCTATTATTGGAAATGCAAGAAAATACCGCTGATTTTGTTAAATTAGGAGAATTACAAGCTGAAATTGACCTCTTTAATGATGAAAAAGATGAGATAGAAATGACTCTTTTGGAAGCGATGGAAGAATTGGAAAATTTGTAA